TTAACCCAATCACATGGAATACGCAAATGACCTTCAGCTCATCGAACGTCTCCAGCTTGGCTGCCACCATCCCGACCTGTGCGAGCAGACAAATGATCAGAATGAGGTCATACCGATGAATACCCGGAACCTCCACCATTTTGGTCACACCGAGCGCAGCGAAAATAATGACCGGAAAAATACAAGACAGCGCCTGCTGAATGCCAAACGCCCACAGCTTGCGAATAAATGTCATACGTCCTCCTGTTATGCAAACTTAATATGTCCCAACGTACTATAAGCCGGACCGCTAAATAAAGTACAATCCAGTAACCATTGTAATCGATAGCAGCCGTAATTTAAAAGGCTCTTGCCAATGGATATGATTACCTACGCCCAAAATCCACTTGAAGCTGAAGCTCATACTTTGTGTTTTCTTGACAAGGCACCCTTACGTGTTACTCATCAGCAAGCAGTTCCCGCAGCATAATTTCGCGATTGTTAATAAACTCTTTCATAATAATAAAGTGGTCCGTCTCCTCCAGACTGCACTCTTCAATGCCGCCCTCGTTCAGCTTCAATATCCGCGCGTCTGGATATGCCATAAGAATAGGTGAATGGGTAGAGATAATGAACTGTGAGTTTTCTTGTACGAGATCATGAATGCGTGTCAGCAGCGCCATTTGACGGAATGGAGACAGCGCCGCTTCAGGCTCATCCATAATATACAGCCCATTCCCACTGAACCGGTGTAAAAAGGTTGCAAAAAAAGACTCGCCATGGGACTGCTGGTGCAGTGACTTCCCGCCATAGGATTGATACAGACCTGGGCATTCCCGTTCCAGTGAATCAATCTCGGAGGCAACATTATAATAGCTTTCCGCACGGAAAAAGAATCCGTCCCTCGGCTTTCTCACACCCCGTACCGCCCGAATATATTGGTACAACTCCGAATGTGTCTCTTCCGTGGCGAATGAGAAATTCATCGTTCCACCCTCCGGATTAAAGCCAAGAGCAGCCGCAATGGCCTCCAGCAGCGTAGATTTTCCCATGCCATTCTCCCCGACAATATAGGTTACCTTCGGGTGAAAATCCAGTTGATCGAGCGTCGATACCGCCGGCAGGTTAAACGGATACTTCTCAAAAGAGGGGATTCGATCTCTCAGCAAGGTTATAGCTCTTAAATATGCGTTTAGAGTGGATATTTCGATCTTTCCCACACCCTTTCCCGACCTTATTGAACCGCGTAAGTAAATGAGTAATATGCTTCATTCCATTATACCGGATAACGGCCTTAGCCCAAAAACGGCGGATTTCCCGTTTACATACCGGAAATCCGCCGCTGTTGTTCGTTATCTCTAATCATTCATTAGGAATTGGTATAATTCCTCGATCTTCTCATCGGTCAAAGCTCCACTATTATCGAACACCTTGATGGATGTTTTCGGAATATCCCAGTTCACATCCGGAACGAAGTCGACACGCTTCTTGAAATCATCCCAATGCTCCAGCTTCCACTGGTCACGCTCGGTTTGTCTGTCGATAATGCGCTCCTTTTGTAGCTCCATGTCCTGAAGTGCAACAACAATTACCTTCACATCGACCTCGTTCTTGGTCAGACCTGCTGCCGAGATAACCTCTTCAATCCATACCCGGTTTTTTAGTTCTGCCGTAAACGGAGAGATCATAAATACGTTCTGACCCGCATTCAGGTTCTCGATACAAATATCCTTCGTCGTGTCATACTCCAAATCACGCAGATTTTCTTTGTAAAATGCGGAATCCCGGTCATTCGGGTCCAGACCGTTAGCCTCCAGAAACTTTTCAACGAAACGTCCGCCTACGGTATCACGATCCAGAAATGCCGCAGGAATACGAACCGCAAGCTTTTTGGCTACGGTTGTTTTACCTGTTCCGGCCACACCAACAAAAAACACTAGCTTTTGCATATCGTACCTCCCTCCCCTATGAGAAAATCTGGTCTTCCTAACGGGTTAACTTGCAAATTTAATTGCGCTGCATTCTCAGGCGCGTTTCCTCTATCAATTCTTCAACAGCGGAATCCAGACGCTCCTGAAGCTCCTCAGCAATATCGAACCCGCCATCTTCCTTGCGATCCACTTGAGCATTGACAGCATACACGCCCCCCAAAATATGACGGGCACCAATCGAGGATAACACCGGCTTTAATGAATAGTCGATAGCCAGCAGATGAGCAAGACTCCCTCCAATGAACAGCGGCAAAATGATTTTGCCTGCCAAACCTTTTTCCGGAATCAAATCCAGGAACGTCTTGAGCACGCCTGTATACGAAGCCTTGTAAACCGGGCTCGCGATAATGACCACATCAGCTTCGGCTACAAGTCCGTTAGCCTTGACGATATGCTCGCTTCCAAACTTGGTATGAATTAAATCCTCTGGTGGCAATTGTGCCACATCAATCCGTGTTACTTCAAAATCAGCAGCAGCCAGACTCTGCTCCGCAAAATCCATAATGGCATTCAGACGGGAGCCTGCTGTAGGACTGCCGTTAATAATGACAGCTTTAGCCATTACCTATCCCCCCCTGTGTAAAAATATCGTGTCGCCCCTTACAGGCGTTCGGTAATATTGTTGTCCTTTATCAGGACCGGCCTTCCGGCCGGAATCCAGAAAAAAAGACTTCACAAGATTACTGTAAAGTCCTCCGGTGGTCCGGTCGTAACCTATATAAGACAAATTCATAGGGAATTCATCAGATTTAGTAACATGTTATCAATCCGTCGCTATATTTGTCAATCCTGTGAAGCCTTATGCCATGCGTCTTTTCCCCATTCCAGCACCCACCAGCCATACTGCAGTACGATCAGAAAGG
Above is a window of Paenibacillus uliginis N3/975 DNA encoding:
- a CDS encoding AAA family ATPase; this encodes MQKLVFFVGVAGTGKTTVAKKLAVRIPAAFLDRDTVGGRFVEKFLEANGLDPNDRDSAFYKENLRDLEYDTTKDICIENLNAGQNVFMISPFTAELKNRVWIEEVISAAGLTKNEVDVKVIVVALQDMELQKERIIDRQTERDQWKLEHWDDFKKRVDFVPDVNWDIPKTSIKVFDNSGALTDEKIEELYQFLMND
- the ssuE gene encoding NADPH-dependent FMN reductase gives rise to the protein MAKAVIINGSPTAGSRLNAIMDFAEQSLAAADFEVTRIDVAQLPPEDLIHTKFGSEHIVKANGLVAEADVVIIASPVYKASYTGVLKTFLDLIPEKGLAGKIILPLFIGGSLAHLLAIDYSLKPVLSSIGARHILGGVYAVNAQVDRKEDGGFDIAEELQERLDSAVEELIEETRLRMQRN
- a CDS encoding AAA family ATPase — translated: MLRDRIPSFEKYPFNLPAVSTLDQLDFHPKVTYIVGENGMGKSTLLEAIAAALGFNPEGGTMNFSFATEETHSELYQYIRAVRGVRKPRDGFFFRAESYYNVASEIDSLERECPGLYQSYGGKSLHQQSHGESFFATFLHRFSGNGLYIMDEPEAALSPFRQMALLTRIHDLVQENSQFIISTHSPILMAYPDARILKLNEGGIEECSLEETDHFIIMKEFINNREIMLRELLADE